In a single window of the Branchiostoma floridae strain S238N-H82 chromosome 2, Bfl_VNyyK, whole genome shotgun sequence genome:
- the LOC118410661 gene encoding putative ammonium transporter 3: MIFGMGVVNGKTKVRVDFGFHGVLLRLQSCQVSIKNEVNIIFKNAVDVLFGGLTYWLVGYGMGFGSEPGSNSVVGVGYYFLDASEKDMGFLFSSFFFQLAFATTSATIVSGAMAERATLEAYVVFSLVSSLIYALPSRWLWYKGGWLKQMGALDIAGSAVVHILGGTNGLVATLLMGPRIGVFKPGTKEPKMGYPTNALLGMFMLWGVWWGWLGFNCGSTYGITGGKWKLSSRAAAATLLASMGGGTVGIVYSWLMRNGKIEIRYTLDGVLGSLVSISALCSLARPWESLLIGTVGGYLAILGGELIGRLRIDDPVGVVTVHVVGGVWGMLTVGLFLRPDRVAGLTNYAGIKR, from the exons atgatatttggtatgggAGTAGTTaatgggaagacgaaggtcagggtcgattttGGTTTTCATGGTGTGTTGTTGCGTCTACAATCTTGCCAGGTGTCCATCAAGAACGAGGTCAACATCATATTCAAGAATGCCGTTGATGTCCTCTTCGGAGGGCTAACGTACTGGCTGGTCGGGTACGGCATGGGGTTCGGTAGCGAGCCCGGCTCAAACTCCGTCGTCGGCGTGGGCTACTACTTCTTGGACGCCTCGGAGAAAGACATGGGGTTCCTCTTCTCTAGCTTCTTCTTTCAGCTGGCGTTTGCGACGACGTCTGCGACGATCGTGAGCGGCGCCATGGCGGAGAGAGCCACGTTGGAAGCGTATGTGGTGTTCTCTTTGGTGAGCTCCCTCATCTACGCACTGCCGTCTAGATGGCTGTGGTACAAAGGTGGCTGGCTAAAACAG ATGGGTGCTCTGGACATCGCGGGGTCGGCTGTGGTCCACATCCTGGGTGGTACGAACGGACTGGTGGCTACTTTACTCATGGGGCCTCGAATCGGTGTCTTCAAACCAGGTACCAAGGAACCGAAGATGGGCTACCCGACCAACGCGCTACTGGGCATGTTCATGCTATGGGGAGTATG GTGGGGTTGGCTGGGATTTAACTGTGGCAGTACATACGGAATAACTGGAGGGAAATGGAAACTCTCCTCTAG GGCTGCTGCTGCAACGCTGTTGGCATCCATGGGAGGTGGAACGGTCGGTATTGTCTACAG TTGGCTGATGAGGAACGGTAAGATAGAGATCCGCTACACTCTGGACGGTGTCCTAGGATCCCTGGTCTCTATATCAG CTCTCTGCAGCCTGGCGCGGCCCTGGGAGAGCCTGTTGATCGGGACCGTGGGCGGCTACCTGGCCATCCTGGGCGGGGAGCTCATCGGCAGGCTGCGGATAGACGACCCCGTGGGGGTGGTGACCGTGCACGTGGTGGGCGGCGTGTGGGGCATGCTCACCGTCGGCCTCTTCCTGCGACCCGATCGGGTGGCAGGACTTACGAACTACGCAGGTATCAAGAGATAG
- the LOC118410664 gene encoding short-chain collagen C4-like — protein sequence MASQAAVIVATLSALFLFSACLAVDSGGEEGSCPKQMENSNVNNITVVAPPGPRGDTGPPGPRGVRGEKGETGRPGKLGPHGMEGQKGEKGALGQKGSQGAEGLGGGAVYIRWGRTFCDEGTGTVTVYSGLAGGAHYNNKGGGSNYQCLPADPEWGQYEDGVQGSKSHMYGAEYEISTNVPYDKATLHNRDVPCAVCYSLSRRAQLMIPARKTCPEGWTREYGGYLMAAYYNHPGRTEFVCMDGEPEVRPGGEGSDNGALFYLTEARCGSLPCPPYVDGRELACVVCTK from the coding sequence ATGGCGAGTCAAGCTGCAGTAATTGTTGCTACACTTTCTGCACTGTTTTTGTTCTCTGCCTGCCTTGCGGTAGACTCAGGGGGTGAGGAAGGGTCATGTCCGAAGCAGATGGAAAACAGTAACGTCAACAACATCACGGTGGTGGCTCCGCCCGGACCAAGGGGTGACACGGGACCACCGGGACCGAGGGGCGTCCGCGGGGAGAAGGGAGAGACGGGCCGTCCCGGGAAGCTCGGCCCACACGGCATGGAGGGCCAGAAGGGAGAGAAAGGAGCTCTGGGACAGAAAGGCAGCCAGGGGGCGGAAGGATTGGGCGGAGGAGCTGTGTATATCCGGTGGGGACGGACATTTTGCGATGAGGGTACGGGTACGGTAACGGTGTACTCCGGGCTCGCCGGCGGGGCGCACTACAACAACAAGGGAGGAGGAAGCAACTACCAGTGCCTCCCTGCAGATCCGGAGTGGGGCCAGTACGAAGATGGGGTTCAGGGATCGAAGTCCCATATGTACGGTGCAGAGTACGAAATCAGCACAAACGTACCGTACGACAAGGCTACACTCCACAACCGTGACGTGCCATGCGCGGTTTGCTACAGTCTCTCCCGCCGCGCGCAGCTGATGATTCCCGCCCGTAAGACCTGCCCGGAAGGCTGGACGCGGGAGTACGGAGGCTACCTGATGGCGGCGTACTACAACCACCCCGGCCGTACGGAGTTTGTGTGCATGGACGGGGAGCCCGAGGTCCGGCCAGGCGGAGAGGGGAGCGACAACGGTGCCTTATTCTACCTCACAGAGGCCCGCTGCGGCTCGCTGCCGTGCCCACCGTACGTGGATGGGAGGGAGCTGGCATGTGTCGTGTGCACGAAATAG